A stretch of DNA from Rothia mucilaginosa:
GAATACGGGCACCGAAAAGCACCTCACGCACCAGCGCCCATGCGCCCAGAATCGGCAGTAGAATCATGCCCGCGCCAAGCACAATGCCAGCCACAGAACCGGAGGTGAGCATCACGAAGCCCTGCTGCGCAATATGCGCCAGGTACAGGGTCAACAGGGCGCAGGTCAACGCCGCGAAGGTCTTACCCCAACCGCCAGCATCCACTGTCACAAAGACGGCACTAAAAATCAGCACGCCCAAAATAGAGGCACGCACCGTCAGCGGCAACGGCAGAATCAGCACGGTCAGCACCATCAGCACGCACGCGCAGATGCTCCACAGGCGCAGCGAAGTCCACCAGGGGCTACGAGCCTCAGAAGATGCCTGCAAATTCTCAGGCGAAGTCTGTTCAGACAATACTCTCTCCTAGGACAAATCCATGTAGGCGTCCAAGCCCACGCTCAAACCGGGATGCGCCGCCACCTCACGCACACCCAGCAGAACACCGGGCATAAAGGAGGCACGGTCAAAGGAATCGTGACGGATCACCAGCTGCTGACCGGGGTCACCCAGCAGAATCTCCTGGTGAGCCACCATGCCGCGCAGACGCACCGCGTGCACGTGAATATCGTCAATTACGGCGCCGCGCGAACCCAACGGGTCGGAGGTGGTGGCATCCGGGCTCGGACCCACGCCAGCCTCCGCGCGGGCGGCAGCCACCTTGCGGGCAGTGTGCACAGCGGTACCGGAGGGGGCGTCCACCTTATTCGGGTGGTGAATCTCAATGATCTCTACCGACTCAAAGTAGCGAGCCGCCTTCGCAGCGAACTCGGTGGCGAGGATCGAACCAATCGCAAAGTTCGGGGCGATGAGCACACCCACCTCGGGGTGCTCAGCCAGTAGTGCCCGCAGGGAGTCCAGGCGTTCGGGGGTCCAACCGGTCGTACCCACCACAGCGTGCATACCGTGCTCCACCGCGAAGCGCACATTCGCCTCGCTGGATTCGGGAACGGTCAGGTCAATAACAATCTCTGCGCCAGCGTCAACCAGCTCCTGCAGGTCGTCGCCACGGCCCAGTGCCGCCACCAGGTCCATGTCTGCGGAGGTGTTGACGGCGCGCACCGCCTCGGAACCCATGCGGCCTGCGGCACCGAGTACCGCTACCTTCCAGATTTTTTCGTCGCCCTCGTGGGCCATGATTCTCTCCTCCGTAGCTTTTGTGCACCCCGACTATGGGGCTTTTGCGGCATACAGCCCCTATTATCCCCTGTCCGAACGCGCTGGGCGTCATCGTACACACTGGGTGAGATGCCCCACGGAACCTCAACGGCATAAAAAGCGCAATAATCTAACCGTCATATAAGTCGTTTAATACGTTATCTATAGATAGCAACCATATAATTAGGAAGTATTTCTCTATTTTCCATCCTACGGAGTGCTTTCACAGTATGAAGTCCCTCTTTACATCCTCCGTGCGTCCAGATGAGGCTAACCGGCGTTATATTCTGCCGGGTCTGGACGGCCTGCGAGCAATCGCTGTGCTCCTCGTGATGGTGTACCATTTCTGGCCCACCGTGCTACCGGGCGGCATGATTGGCGTGGATATCTTCTTCGTCATCTCCGGTTTCCTGATTACCTCTCTGCTTCTGCGTGAGGGTGCGCTCACCGGCAAAATTGCCCTGGGCAACTTCTGGATTCGTCGTGCCCGCCGCCTGCTTCCCGCCATTACCCTGCTGATTCTGGTCATGGGACCGGTCAGCCTGCTCATTGGTGGCGATATTCAGGTGAATCTGGGCCGCCAGCTTGCCGGTGCGGCGACCTTCTCGTCCAACTGGATTTCTATTTTTGCCGGTAACGACTACTTCGCGCAGACCTCCCCGGAGCTCTTCACGAACTTCTGGTCCCTGGCGGTGGAAGAACAGTTCTACGTGGTCTGGCCCCTGCTGATTGTTGGCGCCGGGGTGCTGCTACGCCGGTCGTGGCGTCGTTTCAGCGTGGTCATGGTGCTCGGTATTATTGCGTCGCTGAGCACCGCCACCGCGCTGCTGATGTCCGGTGCCCCCATTAGCCGCGTCTACTACGGCACCGACACTCACCTGTACGGCCTGCTGCTCGGTGCGCTACTGGCGTTTGCGCGCCCCTGGTCGCTGTACCCGCCGCTTCAGCAGTCCGTGCTGTACCGTGTGGCTCAGCCCTTCGGCCTGGTCGCTTTCGCCCGCGTCATGATCAGCTGGCTGTCCCTGTTCGCGCTGATTCCCTACGCGATTTTGGTTCCCGAGTCGGCACCCGGAGCGATTCCCTGGGGCCTGTTCGGCGCCTCCCTGCTGGCGCTGGGCGTGATTCAGGGTATGCTGCCCGATATGCTCGCTGGTGCCTCCGAAATGCTGCGCCGCCTGCTGAACTTCACTCCCCTGCGTTGGGTGGGCGAACGTTCCTACGGCCTGTACCTGTGGCACTGGCCACTCGCCGTGGTCATGCACTACCTGATGGGTGCGGACCGCTCCCCGCTGGTGAACGTGGGCGTTCTGGTGGCGACCTTCGCTATTGCGGAGATGTCGTACCGCTGGGTTGAGACCCCGATTCGCCGTTACGGTTTCCGCGGTAGCGCGAACCGTGTGGTGGCGGCGTTCCAGTCCTCGCGCACTAAGTTCCTGCCAGTTTCGGTGGCTCTTGCCGTTGTCGTGGCTGCTGCTTCTACCGGCCTGGCGGTGCACACCGCTCCGGCAATGACTACCGCCCAGCAGTCCGTTGAGGACGGTAAGCGTGCCGCCGCTGAGCGTCTGAAGGCTCGTCAGGAGGCGCAGGCTGCGAGCGCCTCTGCAAACCCGAGTGCTTCTGCTGCGGGTAAGGATGCGAAGGCTTCGGCTAGCCCCTCAGCCTCGGCAGTTTCGGCAGGTTCGGTGAATTCCTCGCAGGTGACCATTGTGGGTGACTCCATTGTGGTGGCGGTATCCCCCGAGCTGTACGACAAGATGCCCGAGGCGCAGATTGATGCAGCGGAGGCACGCACCATCGCCAAGGCCCTGCCGATTATTAAATCCATGGGTGCCAACGGTCAGATTCGTAAGACCTTCGTGCTGTCGGTGACCGCGAACTCGACCATTCTGGACGGTCAGCTCGACGAGGTTCTGGCGGCTATACCCGCCGATTCTAAGCTGGTGCTCGTCACCGGTTACGGCCCGCGCAACCTGACCTGGATTGACTACTCGAACGGTAAGATTCGCGAGTTTGCGGCTCAGCATCCCGACCGTGTGGTCATTGCGGATTGGAACTCTACGATTCGCCAGGCTCTGCAGACTCAGAGCGGTCTGCTGGCCTCTGACGGTGTTCACCCGGAGGCTGCCGGTCAGGAGCTCTATGCCCAGGTGCTGATGGAAGCTATTGCCAAGGCACAGAAGTAGCCCTGAGCAGTAGCTCTCAGAGGTAGCTTTTTTCGGTGCTGCCGCTCATGCTGAGCGTCAACAGCATGGGCGGCTAAGCACCCGGAAGTACCTCTTGGTAGCGTCTCTTCGATAGATACCAATGCAAACAAAATGCCCGTTCCCTTCCCCGCATTGGGGGTGTGGGAACGGGCATTTTCGTGCCGTAAGCGTTGAGGGTTAGCGCACGATGGTGGTAATCATCTGCTGCTGCCCCAGGTACGCCGCCAGGTCGCGAACCTCCTCCAGGGAGACCGCACGAATCTTCTCCAGCAGCTCATCGGTGCTGGTAAACAGACCCGAATCCAGCTCGGCGCGGCCCAGGCGGGACATACGCGAACCGGAATCCTCGCTACCGAGCACGGTGGAGCCTGCCAGCTGGCCGCGGACCTTCGTCAGCTCCTCCTCGGTAATACCGGCGGTGGCGAGCTTATCGAACTCGTAGCCCATGACCTCGCGCACCTGCTCGGTCTTAGCGGGCAGGCAGCCCGCGTACATGCCGAAGTAGCCGGCATCCGAGTATGCACCGGAGAACGCAAAGGTGCTGTACGCCAGACCGCGCTTCTCGCGAATCTCCTGGAACAGACGCGAAGACATGCCCGCACCGAATGCGCTGGTCAGCACGCTCATCGCGTAGCGGCGGTCATCCCCGGCGATAATGCTCGGGCAGCCCATCACAATGTTGGTCTGCTCGAAGCCCTTCTCCACCTCACGCAGCTCGCTCAGCGGAACAATGCCGCTGTCGGTGCGCACGCGACGCGGTGCGGGCGCCACGCCCTCCTGCAGGTTCCAGCCGTAGCGGGTCAGCGCCTCCAGCACGAGGCGGACCATGGTGCTGTGCTCCAGCGAACCTGCGGCAGAAATAACCAGGCGGTCCGGGGTGTAGTAGCGCTTGTAGTGCTCCCACACGGCGTCACGGGGCACCTCGGTAATCTCCTGCGGGGTACCGCCAATGGGGCGGCCCAGCGGGTTCTCGCCCATGAGCTGCTCCACGAAGTTCTCGAAAGCAACGTCGGTCGGGTCGTCCTGGTCCATGGCGATCTCTTCGAGGATCACGCCGCGTTCCTGCTCCAGGTGAGCCGGGTCCAGCAGGGCGTTGGTGACCATGTCGGTGATGACGTCCACCGCCATGGGCGCGTCATCGTCGAGCACACGCGCGTAGTAGCAGGTGTGCTCCTTAGCGGTCAGCGCGTTGGATTCGCCGCCTACCGCGTCGAAGGAGGATGCAATGTCCAGGGCGGTGCGGGTTCCGGTGCCCTTGAACAGCAGGTGCTCCAGGAAGTGGGTGGAGCCGAGCATGCCGGG
This window harbors:
- a CDS encoding acyltransferase family protein; translation: MKSLFTSSVRPDEANRRYILPGLDGLRAIAVLLVMVYHFWPTVLPGGMIGVDIFFVISGFLITSLLLREGALTGKIALGNFWIRRARRLLPAITLLILVMGPVSLLIGGDIQVNLGRQLAGAATFSSNWISIFAGNDYFAQTSPELFTNFWSLAVEEQFYVVWPLLIVGAGVLLRRSWRRFSVVMVLGIIASLSTATALLMSGAPISRVYYGTDTHLYGLLLGALLAFARPWSLYPPLQQSVLYRVAQPFGLVAFARVMISWLSLFALIPYAILVPESAPGAIPWGLFGASLLALGVIQGMLPDMLAGASEMLRRLLNFTPLRWVGERSYGLYLWHWPLAVVMHYLMGADRSPLVNVGVLVATFAIAEMSYRWVETPIRRYGFRGSANRVVAAFQSSRTKFLPVSVALAVVVAAASTGLAVHTAPAMTTAQQSVEDGKRAAAERLKARQEAQAASASANPSASAAGKDAKASASPSASAVSAGSVNSSQVTIVGDSIVVAVSPELYDKMPEAQIDAAEARTIAKALPIIKSMGANGQIRKTFVLSVTANSTILDGQLDEVLAAIPADSKLVLVTGYGPRNLTWIDYSNGKIREFAAQHPDRVVIADWNSTIRQALQTQSGLLASDGVHPEAAGQELYAQVLMEAIAKAQK
- a CDS encoding M16 family metallopeptidase; this translates as MSISLPVELEAIAEELNYEHGRLIYEGVGGNEVRRSILPGGVRVITEKMPGTRGVSIGFWVGVGSRDEAPGMLGSTHFLEHLLFKGTGTRTALDIASSFDAVGGESNALTAKEHTCYYARVLDDDAPMAVDVITDMVTNALLDPAHLEQERGVILEEIAMDQDDPTDVAFENFVEQLMGENPLGRPIGGTPQEITEVPRDAVWEHYKRYYTPDRLVISAAGSLEHSTMVRLVLEALTRYGWNLQEGVAPAPRRVRTDSGIVPLSELREVEKGFEQTNIVMGCPSIIAGDDRRYAMSVLTSAFGAGMSSRLFQEIREKRGLAYSTFAFSGAYSDAGYFGMYAGCLPAKTEQVREVMGYEFDKLATAGITEEELTKVRGQLAGSTVLGSEDSGSRMSRLGRAELDSGLFTSTDELLEKIRAVSLEEVRDLAAYLGQQQMITTIVR
- the dapB gene encoding 4-hydroxy-tetrahydrodipicolinate reductase; the encoded protein is MAHEGDEKIWKVAVLGAAGRMGSEAVRAVNTSADMDLVAALGRGDDLQELVDAGAEIVIDLTVPESSEANVRFAVEHGMHAVVGTTGWTPERLDSLRALLAEHPEVGVLIAPNFAIGSILATEFAAKAARYFESVEIIEIHHPNKVDAPSGTAVHTARKVAAARAEAGVGPSPDATTSDPLGSRGAVIDDIHVHAVRLRGMVAHQEILLGDPGQQLVIRHDSFDRASFMPGVLLGVREVAAHPGLSVGLDAYMDLS
- a CDS encoding tetratricopeptide repeat protein; amino-acid sequence: MSEQTSPENLQASSEARSPWWTSLRLWSICACVLMVLTVLILPLPLTVRASILGVLIFSAVFVTVDAGGWGKTFAALTCALLTLYLAHIAQQGFVMLTSGSVAGIVLGAGMILLPILGAWALVREVLFGARIQRMAHELAASGELAEDTLPRTPSGRVDREAAAVEFESFAAAVEQEPNSWKAWFNLACMYDAGGERKRARAAMRNAWALRSGGQVKGMR